The proteins below come from a single uncultured Carboxylicivirga sp. genomic window:
- a CDS encoding sugar phosphate nucleotidyltransferase gives MNAMIFAAGLGTRLQPLTNNKPKALVDFRGKPLLWYAIENAIKVGATRIIVNAHHFASQITDYLQKNQWDAEILISDESDLLLDTGGGLVKAKQYFIQDKPVFIQNADILVSTNLKEFINSHLINGNDATLLVKQRKTTRYLLFDKSKNLCGWKNTNTNEVLKAIDVPVEHQLGFCGVHIINPQLIDAMGNERPFSIIKAYLELAPDYKILGYKMDDNEQWFDVGTVEKLNDALLKY, from the coding sequence ATGAATGCAATGATTTTTGCTGCAGGGTTGGGAACGCGTTTGCAACCATTAACCAATAATAAACCCAAGGCACTGGTTGACTTCCGAGGAAAGCCACTTTTGTGGTATGCTATCGAAAACGCGATTAAGGTCGGAGCCACGCGAATTATTGTTAATGCCCATCATTTTGCTTCACAAATAACCGATTATTTACAAAAGAACCAATGGGATGCTGAGATCTTAATTTCTGATGAATCAGATTTATTATTAGATACAGGTGGTGGATTGGTCAAAGCAAAACAGTACTTCATACAAGATAAGCCAGTATTTATCCAAAATGCTGACATTTTAGTTTCAACAAATCTTAAAGAGTTTATAAATTCGCATTTAATTAATGGAAATGATGCGACCTTATTAGTTAAACAACGAAAAACAACACGTTATTTGTTGTTTGATAAATCGAAGAACCTGTGTGGATGGAAAAATACCAATACTAATGAAGTGTTGAAAGCAATTGATGTTCCAGTCGAACACCAATTGGGTTTTTGTGGAGTACATATCATTAATCCGCAACTAATAGATGCTATGGGAAACGAACGACCATTTTCGATCATTAAAGCTTATTTAGAGCTTGCACCTGATTATAAGATTTTAGGTTATAAAATGGATGATAATGAACAATGGTTTGATGTTGGTACAGTAGAGAAATTAAACGATGCTTTATTGAAATATTAA
- a CDS encoding inositol monophosphatase family protein gives MFLSNTDLQRLNVIACEAAVEAGKVIQSMIHSHKRLDDKSGGSSLASQVLTEADLKAQDIIFQKLQPTIKQYDLGWLGEESEDDHSRFAKDYFWCVDPLDGTLAFTEGYPGYAVSISLISKQGDPVLGVVYMPFNGRLISSENAVIEIKNDDHDNLVLYCDKSFLRHPRYDLISQQLDEFAKANKLVGFKIIAGAGAVVNAISVFQHPNACYFKFPKPGSGGGSIWDYAATAAIGKTTSCVVCDSRGNKMDLNRKDSAYMNHTGILYASNQKIADFIKGLGERL, from the coding sequence ATGTTCTTATCAAATACAGATTTACAAAGGCTTAATGTAATAGCTTGTGAAGCCGCAGTTGAAGCAGGTAAGGTTATACAGAGCATGATACATTCGCATAAACGATTGGATGATAAATCAGGTGGTTCAAGCTTGGCTTCTCAAGTTCTGACTGAAGCAGATTTAAAAGCGCAGGATATCATTTTTCAAAAGTTACAGCCAACTATCAAACAATACGATTTAGGTTGGTTGGGCGAAGAATCGGAAGATGATCATAGTCGTTTTGCAAAGGATTATTTCTGGTGTGTTGATCCACTGGATGGAACCTTGGCTTTTACCGAAGGTTACCCGGGTTATGCGGTTTCAATTTCACTAATTTCGAAGCAAGGTGATCCTGTTTTAGGGGTTGTTTATATGCCTTTTAATGGCCGTCTTATTTCATCAGAGAATGCGGTGATTGAGATTAAGAATGATGACCATGACAATTTGGTATTGTATTGTGATAAGAGTTTCTTACGTCATCCTAGATACGATTTAATATCGCAACAATTAGATGAATTTGCGAAAGCAAACAAGTTAGTTGGTTTTAAAATAATAGCTGGAGCCGGAGCTGTGGTAAATGCTATTAGTGTATTTCAACATCCGAATGCTTGTTACTTTAAGTTTCCTAAACCGGGTAGTGGTGGCGGAAGTATTTGGGATTATGCAGCAACTGCAGCCATAGGCAAAACAACATCGTGTGTAGTATGCGATAGTAGAGGAAATAAAATGGATTTAAATCGAAAAGATTCTGCCTATATGAATCATACGGGAATACTATATGCCAGTAATCAAAAGATAGCTGATTTTATTAAAGGTTTAGGAGAAAGATTGTAG
- a CDS encoding RNase adapter RapZ, whose product MEKDTKLLLIDMFEKWAKEEARSFVMLPPSGSYREYYRISSRDKSAMGVYNSDIKENNAFVEFTKHFRNKGLAVPAIYSEDLANNVYLQEDLGDTTLYAFLQGIRKGDEFPEDLKNFYQKTLKGLIRFQIEGSKGLDYDKCYPRKAFDKQSMLWDLHYFKYYFLKLARIPFDEQLLEDDYHQLIEFLMEAEQDYFLYRDFQSRNVMVVDEEPWFIDYQGGRKGALQYDVASLLFDAKADIPNNVRKELLEFYIDELSKEKDVDKEKFKKHYYGYVLIRIMQAMGAYGFRGFYEKKEHFLKSIPFAIENLKYLLSVIGFKNQMPTLFSALRNVTESEELINISQDKELLTVRITSFSYKRGIPVDISGNGGGFVFDCRAIHNPGRYPEYVDKTGKDEEVIAFFGKEPEMAAFLNDVFSIVDKSVEKYIARGFKHLMVNFGCTGGQHRSVFSAEQLSAHLLNKYKVKVELKHVEQDMKRK is encoded by the coding sequence GTGGAAAAAGATACAAAGCTTCTATTAATTGATATGTTTGAAAAATGGGCCAAAGAAGAGGCTCGTTCATTTGTAATGTTACCACCTTCGGGGTCGTATAGAGAGTACTATCGTATAAGTAGTCGCGATAAATCGGCAATGGGAGTATACAATTCTGATATAAAGGAAAATAATGCTTTTGTTGAATTTACAAAGCATTTCAGAAATAAAGGATTAGCAGTCCCAGCTATTTACAGCGAAGACTTAGCAAATAATGTATATCTCCAAGAAGATTTGGGCGATACTACCTTATATGCTTTTTTACAAGGAATCAGGAAAGGAGACGAATTTCCTGAAGATTTAAAGAACTTCTACCAAAAAACATTAAAAGGTCTAATTCGATTTCAAATTGAAGGTAGCAAAGGACTTGATTACGATAAGTGTTATCCTCGTAAAGCCTTTGATAAACAATCGATGTTGTGGGATTTGCATTATTTCAAATATTATTTCTTAAAGCTGGCTCGTATTCCGTTTGATGAGCAATTATTGGAAGATGACTATCATCAGTTAATTGAATTTTTGATGGAAGCCGAACAGGATTATTTCTTGTATCGCGATTTTCAATCACGCAATGTAATGGTTGTCGATGAGGAACCTTGGTTTATCGATTATCAGGGAGGGCGAAAAGGTGCATTGCAATACGATGTTGCTTCCCTCTTATTCGATGCTAAAGCCGATATCCCTAATAATGTTCGTAAAGAATTACTTGAATTCTATATCGATGAGTTAAGCAAGGAAAAAGATGTGGATAAAGAGAAATTCAAGAAACATTACTATGGTTATGTATTAATTCGTATAATGCAGGCTATGGGAGCTTATGGATTCAGAGGATTTTATGAGAAGAAGGAGCACTTTTTGAAAAGTATTCCATTCGCCATTGAAAATCTGAAATATTTGCTTTCGGTAATTGGTTTTAAAAATCAGATGCCAACACTTTTCTCTGCATTACGCAATGTAACCGAGTCGGAAGAATTGATAAATATTTCACAAGATAAAGAACTGCTAACGGTTCGAATAACCAGTTTTTCATACAAGCGAGGTATTCCGGTTGATATATCTGGTAATGGTGGTGGCTTCGTGTTTGACTGCCGTGCCATTCATAACCCCGGGCGTTATCCCGAATATGTAGACAAAACTGGTAAAGATGAAGAAGTGATTGCTTTCTTTGGAAAAGAGCCAGAGATGGCTGCCTTTTTAAACGATGTATTTTCAATAGTAGATAAATCGGTAGAGAAATATATTGCGCGTGGGTTTAAACATTTAATGGTAAATTTTGGTTGTACTGGTGGGCAGCACAGGTCGGTATTTAGTGCTGAGCAGTTAAGTGCACATTTACTCAATAAATATAAAGTTAAAGTTGAGTTGAAGCACGTTGAACAGGATATGAAGCGTAAATAA
- the nhaA gene encoding Na+/H+ antiporter NhaA — translation MTNKKSKANVGNPFDEFISFFRSSSAVLMLATFAAIVWANINHDGYEHFWHSLFTVESGIFDVKLGLQHWVNDGLMAIFFFVVGLEIKREFLAGELSSIKQASLPIFAAIGGMIVPIILYFSFGFKGETAEGWGIPMATDIAFSLGVLSMLGKRVPLALKVFLTALAIVDDLGAVLVIAFFYGGDLNLMNLAIAGGLLIILVIANIKQIQDLRLYTFLGFVIWYFFLMSGVDGPGTGIHCTIAGVLIAFTIPARPKVGNDAFVSRIKKGIDRFEKYKNENPLVLSSGQMYAINEVEINVNKVQSPLQRLEHQFHGFIGMVVLPVFALSNAGVHLFNNEAGGELFTSLSIAIAFSLVFGKAIGITLFSWLAVRLGFAVKPQSSSWLSFLGLALLGGIGFTMSIFIASLGFEDYPELLNQAKLGIFLGSIVAGFAGFFILKYSLKKDEEQSMIK, via the coding sequence ATGACGAATAAGAAATCAAAAGCGAATGTAGGTAATCCGTTCGACGAGTTTATCAGTTTTTTTAGAAGTAGTAGTGCTGTACTGATGCTGGCCACGTTTGCTGCTATCGTTTGGGCTAACATAAATCATGATGGGTATGAGCATTTTTGGCATAGCCTGTTTACCGTTGAGTCTGGAATTTTCGATGTTAAGTTAGGACTTCAGCATTGGGTGAATGATGGATTAATGGCTATCTTCTTTTTTGTTGTTGGCTTAGAAATCAAAAGGGAGTTTCTAGCTGGCGAATTAAGCTCAATTAAACAAGCTTCGTTACCTATTTTTGCGGCTATTGGAGGTATGATCGTTCCTATTATACTATATTTTTCTTTTGGTTTTAAAGGTGAAACAGCCGAAGGATGGGGAATACCTATGGCTACCGATATTGCTTTTTCGTTGGGCGTTTTATCAATGTTGGGAAAAAGGGTTCCACTCGCTTTAAAGGTTTTTCTAACTGCCTTAGCTATTGTTGATGACCTTGGAGCGGTATTGGTAATTGCTTTTTTCTATGGAGGAGATCTTAATCTGATGAACCTGGCTATTGCCGGAGGTTTATTGATTATATTGGTTATTGCAAATATTAAACAAATACAGGACTTACGTCTATATACATTCCTCGGATTTGTAATTTGGTATTTCTTTTTAATGTCGGGTGTTGATGGACCGGGTACTGGAATTCATTGTACAATTGCCGGTGTACTTATTGCATTTACTATCCCTGCTCGTCCTAAAGTGGGTAACGATGCGTTTGTGTCAAGAATCAAAAAAGGGATTGATCGTTTTGAAAAATATAAAAACGAGAATCCATTAGTATTAAGTTCAGGGCAAATGTATGCCATCAACGAGGTGGAAATTAATGTAAATAAGGTACAAAGTCCTTTACAACGTTTGGAGCATCAGTTTCATGGTTTTATTGGTATGGTGGTATTACCTGTTTTCGCGCTTTCAAATGCTGGGGTTCATTTATTTAATAATGAAGCTGGAGGAGAATTGTTTACTTCCCTATCTATAGCCATTGCATTCAGTTTGGTTTTTGGTAAAGCAATAGGTATTACCTTGTTTTCGTGGTTAGCTGTTCGCTTAGGCTTTGCTGTTAAACCCCAAAGTTCATCATGGTTATCTTTCCTTGGTTTGGCTTTATTAGGAGGAATTGGTTTTACCATGTCTATATTTATAGCCTCATTGGGTTTCGAAGATTATCCCGAATTATTGAATCAAGCTAAATTGGGTATATTTTTAGGATCTATAGTAGCTGGTTTTGCAGGTTTTTTTATTCTTAAATACTCATTAAAAAAGGATGAAGAACAAAGCATGATAAAATAA
- a CDS encoding ABC transporter ATP-binding protein: MSDSTIVIKGLRKSYGRGASQKEVLKGIDLEVKGGQIIGYIGPNGAGKSTTVKILCGLLKGFEGDILVSGLNLRDKGMEIKSKIGYVPETSALYETLTPNEYLTLLGSLFEIPEEKIHERIESLLKFFGMVEHADQRMDSFSKGMRQKILIIAGIINNPDIIFLDEPLSGLDANSVILVKEMLTKLAAQGKTIFYSSHLMDVVEKISDRIVLINDGVVIADGTFEELKLDNSSLEQVFARLTGSKENIEESNALFESLN; this comes from the coding sequence ATGAGTGATTCAACAATAGTTATTAAAGGATTACGTAAATCCTACGGAAGAGGAGCTTCTCAAAAAGAAGTATTAAAAGGTATTGACCTTGAAGTTAAAGGTGGCCAGATAATTGGTTATATAGGTCCTAATGGAGCTGGTAAGAGTACCACAGTTAAAATCTTATGCGGATTATTAAAAGGTTTTGAAGGTGATATTTTGGTTTCAGGTCTTAATCTTCGTGATAAAGGGATGGAAATAAAATCTAAGATAGGATATGTGCCTGAAACTTCAGCTTTATACGAAACACTAACGCCCAATGAATATCTGACCTTGTTGGGCAGTTTGTTTGAAATCCCAGAAGAGAAAATACATGAAAGAATTGAAAGTCTTTTGAAATTCTTTGGAATGGTTGAACATGCTGATCAGCGAATGGATTCTTTTTCGAAAGGAATGCGTCAAAAAATATTGATAATAGCAGGCATAATAAATAATCCTGATATTATTTTTCTTGATGAACCATTATCGGGACTTGACGCTAATTCAGTTATTTTAGTAAAGGAGATGCTTACAAAATTAGCCGCACAGGGTAAAACCATCTTCTACAGTTCGCATTTAATGGATGTGGTAGAGAAAATATCAGATCGAATTGTCTTAATTAATGATGGAGTTGTGATTGCTGATGGAACATTTGAAGAATTAAAACTAGATAACTCGTCGTTAGAGCAAGTGTTTGCCCGATTAACAGGAAGTAAAGAAAATATCGAGGAGTCTAATGCCTTGTTCGAATCTCTAAACTAA
- a CDS encoding phosphotransferase: protein MEIRLEQKISEKIGAKRIIRQEVIQSLWSGYGEIVRYKVEDGKQNSIIVKHVKLPDSTKHPRGWNTDFSHQRKVKSYEVETHWYMNYSSLCSDESKVPVCYYREELENEVLIVLEDLDQSGYPVRKHSVSMKDMEACLSWLAHFHATFLFKKPEGLWEVGTYWHLATRPDELEVMDDPLLKEAAPLVDKKLSDCRYLTFVHGDAKLANFCFSNGDKVAAVDFQYVGGGCGMKDVAYFIGSCIYEEECKKYEQPLLAYYFEQLRMAIAKFKIEVDADDLEQEWRDLYPYAWTDFHRFLKGWSPDHWKLNSYSEKMARKVIKELGVTL from the coding sequence ATGGAAATACGATTAGAACAAAAGATATCAGAGAAAATAGGTGCGAAAAGAATAATCAGACAAGAAGTAATTCAGAGTCTTTGGAGTGGGTACGGTGAGATTGTGCGATATAAGGTTGAAGATGGAAAACAGAATAGCATTATTGTGAAGCATGTAAAATTGCCTGATTCTACAAAACATCCTCGTGGTTGGAATACCGATTTTTCGCATCAGCGAAAGGTGAAATCATACGAAGTAGAAACTCACTGGTATATGAATTACAGTTCACTATGTTCTGATGAATCTAAAGTTCCTGTATGTTATTATCGCGAGGAATTGGAGAATGAGGTTTTGATTGTATTGGAGGATTTGGATCAATCTGGTTATCCGGTTCGAAAGCACTCGGTTAGTATGAAAGATATGGAAGCTTGTTTGAGCTGGTTGGCTCATTTTCATGCAACCTTTTTGTTCAAAAAGCCAGAAGGTTTATGGGAAGTTGGTACATACTGGCATTTAGCCACTCGCCCTGATGAGTTAGAGGTGATGGATGATCCTTTGTTAAAAGAGGCGGCTCCATTAGTGGATAAGAAGCTAAGTGATTGCCGATATCTTACATTCGTTCATGGAGATGCTAAGCTTGCTAATTTTTGCTTTTCGAATGGAGATAAGGTTGCTGCTGTTGATTTTCAATATGTAGGTGGTGGATGTGGTATGAAAGATGTTGCTTATTTTATCGGAAGTTGTATTTACGAAGAAGAATGTAAAAAGTATGAACAACCTTTGCTTGCCTATTATTTTGAGCAACTGCGTATGGCAATCGCCAAATTCAAGATAGAAGTAGATGCGGATGATTTAGAGCAGGAGTGGAGAGACTTATATCCATATGCATGGACCGATTTTCATCGATTCTTAAAAGGCTGGAGTCCCGATCATTGGAAGTTGAATAGCTATAGTGAGAAGATGGCGCGTAAAGTGATAAAGGAACTGGGGGTAACGTTATAA